DNA from Candidatus Cloacimonas acidaminovorans str. Evry:
TCCACAGCAAGTTTAGTATTCGGTTTTTCAAAACTTAGATTATCTACAATCATTATTCTGCCTTCGCGAGCACGGTCTGTTAAAGCAACTTTCAAAGCGAGGCGTTTTTTGGTGCGGGGAATTTTACGATACCAATCTTTGGGATAAATAGCAAACGCTTTTCCCCCATGCACCCGAATAGGACTTCTACGAGTTCCCACTCTGGCATTACCTGTTCCTTTTTGCCGGAAAAGTTTACGCGTGCTTCCAGCAGTCATACTTCTATTTTTCTTTTGCACTGTGCCTTGACGCTGATTGGCAAGGAACATTGTAACTACTTCATTGAGTAAAATCTTAGGAGCATTAACATCCACTTCAAAGATGCCTTCAGGAAGATCAACTTCTCCTATAAGTTCACCTTGCATATTATATCGTTTTGCTGTTAACATAAGTTACCACCTATTGTTCCTTGTGAATTGTTACTAAGGAATTACGATGACCGGGAACAGCACCTTTAACCATTATTAAATTATTTTCAGGATCAACTTTTATAACCTTGAGATGATGCACAGTAACTTTCGTGTTACCATATTGTCCAGCCATTTTCATTCCTTTAAAAACACGCGAGGGCTGAGCACATTGACCTATGGAACCAGGTCCCCGAAAGGACTCATGACTGCCATGAGAACTGATAAAACCACCAAAATTATGCCTTTTCATCACTCCCGTAAAACCGCGTCCTTTGGAATTGGCAGAAACAGAAACCGTTTCATTTTCTCCAAAAATATCTGCTTTCAGTTCATCCCCAATTTGGACACTTTCAATATGTTGTCCGTAAGAAGGACGAAATTCACGCACATAACGGTAAAAAGGACTGTTGTATTTTTTAAAGTGACCCTGCAATGGCTTACTTACTTTCCGGGCAGGAATTTCTTCATAACCAATCTGGATTGCCTCATAGCCATTTTCAGCTTCGGTTCTTTTGCAGATAACTTTACAGGGACCAGCTTTAATAACGGTAACAGGAATTACTTTACCATCGCTGTCAAACACCTGTGTCATACCTATTTTTTTACCAATTAATCCAATCATCCTTAGCTCCTTGTATTTGCTTTGATTTCCACATGGACACCTGCAGGCAAGCTAAGTTTCTTAAGTGCATTAGTGGTTTGCTGAGTAGGATTCACAATATCAATTAAACGCTTGTGAACCAGCATCTGAAACTGATCTTGACTCTTTTTATCGGCATGGGGACTACGCAAAATCGTATAAATAGTCCTATCTGTAGGTAACGGAATAGGACCGACAACTTTGGCTCCCGTATTGCGAGTGGATTTCACGATTTCAGCTACCGACTTATCCAGAAGACGATGATCATAAGCTTTCAATTTTATTCGGATTCGGTTATCGTGTTTACTCACTGGAACCTCCAAAATTTATGCAAATTGGTTTCCCCTGGGTTAAAACGAAACTTTTGTAGAGCTCCGCCATCTGTGCAGGAAATCAAACTGCGGTTTGTTTTAGTTAAGTGGTGGATTGGGTTAACTCTCCTTCCACAGCGATACTCTATGTGAGTACCACATTTAATGGATGACATTGTTCCTCCTAAAGAACTATAAGCCCCTGCAAAATATGGGACTTGTGCTTTACGCTCAAAGCGTAATGAATAATTTAAGCCACCAAATTTTAGGACGGAGAAACTGTCAAATCTTTTTTTGCAAGATAACGAGATGGATTTTTTTACAAAGAGAAAAAGAGATAAGGTGAGAAGAGTAATTTTTTACAAAAAGAAAAAGAGATAAAGAGAAAAAGTGAGAATTGTAATTTTTCACAAAGAGAAAAAGAGATAAAGTAAGAAGCTTAATTTTTCACAAAGAGAAAAAGAGAGAAAGAGTTAAAGTAAGAAGCTTAATTTTTCACAAAGAGAGAAAGAGATAAAGAGAAAAAG
Protein-coding regions in this window:
- the rpsJ gene encoding 30S ribosomal protein S10; this encodes MSKHDNRIRIKLKAYDHRLLDKSVAEIVKSTRNTGAKVVGPIPLPTDRTIYTILRSPHADKKSQDQFQMLVHKRLIDIVNPTQQTTNALKKLSLPAGVHVEIKANTRS
- the rplD gene encoding 50S ribosomal protein L4, encoding MLTAKRYNMQGELIGEVDLPEGIFEVDVNAPKILLNEVVTMFLANQRQGTVQKKNRSMTAGSTRKLFRQKGTGNARVGTRRSPIRVHGGKAFAIYPKDWYRKIPRTKKRLALKVALTDRAREGRIMIVDNLSFEKPNTKLAVELLNKIIPEKGYKLIVTDGHHIPTVKSFANLPEVMTDRADSLNAYEVLKSSYIIMTDEALKKVEEVFNK
- the rplC gene encoding 50S ribosomal protein L3 codes for the protein MIGLIGKKIGMTQVFDSDGKVIPVTVIKAGPCKVICKRTEAENGYEAIQIGYEEIPARKVSKPLQGHFKKYNSPFYRYVREFRPSYGQHIESVQIGDELKADIFGENETVSVSANSKGRGFTGVMKRHNFGGFISSHGSHESFRGPGSIGQCAQPSRVFKGMKMAGQYGNTKVTVHHLKVIKVDPENNLIMVKGAVPGHRNSLVTIHKEQ